The Neomonachus schauinslandi chromosome 13, ASM220157v2, whole genome shotgun sequence DNA segment ACCATTTGAAGGTTTAAAGAAttgaactttttaatttaatttaattttattgagaaagagagagtgcgagcacaagtggggatgtgggggagtggtgggggagagggagaagcagactcctcgatgagcagggagcccatccatctcgggactccatcccaggaccctgagatcatgacctgagcctaaggcagatgcttatcccactgagccactcaggtgcccctcgaGGAATGAATCTTAAGTTCTTTTCTCGTGCTCTACTCTTCCCATGTGACCACTTCTGTTCCTAGGCTTTCAGTTAATGGAGTTGCTTATAAATTGCAGACTCAAATATACATTTTCCAAGAATATTTATACTTGGAAGTCTAGCAGTCAATTGTAGGAGATATCTACTGCTTCTGTTTTTGCTTCCTGACATGACCTACTGCAGCTTCTGCCGAGAGAActccatttttccccttcttctcatTATACCACTTAACGTAACTGATACTACTTCAGTATGATTATTGCTTTTAGGTTGGTTTCTCCACAAAAATCAGTGGTACAAAGCAGGATTGGATTTGTTATGTCCACCTCTATCCTGACAAGCAACATATAAATTGGCTTAGAgaaagtctatttttaacttatagCATGAATAACGTAATAATGAGTAAGTGTGTTGTACAATACATTCTCTCATCAGGTTATAATcagacttgtttcttttttaaataataaacaaatacaataatttttctatacaaaatatttaataaagaaaggaaataataaatttaacaaatataaacaataaattttttctcttaactACAAAGGGAAAGTATACCTAATATTGTTCAAAGATAATTTAAATCTtataaatagttaaataaataagttgttAAATAGATACATCAATAGAATTAATTGATTAATGGTCATCATTTCAGCATGGTCGTCTGAAAGCAACTTGTTCTTATAGCTGACATGATGTCACTTAATACTCCTGAAAACATTTTGACAAATTGATTCCATCATGTCATGATTATAGCAGAAATGAGAGTCTTTGACATGGCAAAACACATGGAAGTATGATATTATTTGTCAGTGAGAGTCATTACCATGTTGAACCAGGTCTCATTTCTTGCCCCTTAACCTTTCTTGCAAGGTTGTTGATGAAGAGAAGGGTTTCATCATTTCTGCTCTGACAATCTCCCAGGCACAAGGGCTGTATTGCTTTTCTTGCAGATAGAGGGAGATTCTTTGGAAGTAGTTCCTCAGGATGGAGTCCACATTCATGAGGGGAGTCTCTGCCATCCCAGCCTCCTGCATGAGACATGCTTCTAGGTCACTCAGTTGCTCAGAAAGTCCGGAGCAGAATTCCTCTAGGAGGCTCGTCTTCCAAGCAGCAGATGAGGCCTCTGTGCAGAAGAGATGGAAGATCTTCTGGTTCATCACATGGATGACAAAGAGGGCTTGAGCCTTCTGCAACTGCTTGCCATCAAGCACCTCCTTGGGGAAGGCAAAGTTATTTCTGTCCCTCAGGCAGGAAAAAGGGGAGATCCTTCTCATTTGTCTCAGGAGCATCAAGGCCCTCCTATGAACAGGCCATGGTTCTGAGGCAGGTCACAtcccagagagcagagggagctgcagctGAGCACCACCAGGGCCACCAAGAAGGAAAAGGGCAGGGCCATTGGGGATCCTTCAGATGCTGCTGGCCTGGCTGGGGTGGGCAACCTTGGGAACCGTGACTCTAGGTTCTCTGAACATCTTCCCTTGTGAATGCTCTTAAATGAGAACACATTAGTTTCCATTTTCTGAATGTTCCTCTTACTtcctacttttgtttttgtttttcattttgcattctcCAAATGGGtttagagcagtgtttctcacccatttcatttcattattgcCTCCCCTTCTCTTGACCCCAGAaccattttagatattttttgctAATTGAATCCCTCA contains these protein-coding regions:
- the LOC110587126 gene encoding LOW QUALITY PROTEIN: interferon alpha (The sequence of the model RefSeq protein was modified relative to this genomic sequence to represent the inferred CDS: inserted 1 base in 1 codon); the protein is MALPFSFLVALVVLSCSSLCSLGCDLPQNHGLXHRRALMLLRQMRRISPFSCLRDRNNFAFPKEVLDGKQLQKAQALFVIHVMNQKIFHLFCTEASSAAWKTSLLEEFCSGLSEQLSDLEACLMQEAGMAETPLMNVDSILRNYFQRISLYLQEKQYSPCAWEIVRAEMMKPFSSSTTLQERLRGKK